One Rhodoferax sp. GW822-FHT02A01 genomic window, GCCCGCGCGATCGGTGAATACGGCTCGGTGATCTTCATTGCCGGCAACATGCCCATGATCTCGGAAATCACCCCCCTCATCATCATCGGCAAGCTCGAGCAATACGACTACGCCGGAGCCACCGCAGTCGCCGTGGTGCTGCTGGTCATCTCCTTCCTCTTGCTTCTCGTCATCAATGCCCTGCAAGCCTGGCAGCGTCGCCGCTCCGGCGGGAGTTCGTCATGAGCAATACACGCACGGTACGGCGCGCACAAGCCGGAACGACTGAACCCACCTGGGTCAAATGGACCCTGCTGACCATTGCGCTGGCTTTCATCTTCCTGTTCCTGGTGCTGCCCCTGGCCGCGGTGTTCACCGAGGCTTTGCGCAAGGGCGGCGATGCGGCTTTTGAAGCGCTCAAGGAGCCGGACGCCTGGAGCGCGATCCGGCTGACGCTGATCACCGCAGCGATTGCGGTGCCGCTGAACCTGGTATTTGGCATTGCCGCTGCCTGGTCTATTGCCAAATACGAGTTCCGTGGCAAGGCCTTTCTGACCACCTTGGTGGACCTGCCGTTCTCGGTATCACCCGTGGTGGCCGGCCTGATTTATGTGCTGATGTTTGGCGCCCAGGGCTGGATCGGCCCGTGGCTGCAGGCGCACGACATCAAGATCGTGTTTGCCATACCAGGCATTGTGCTGGCCACCATCTTTGTAACCTTCCCGTTCATTGCCCGCGAACTCATTCCGCTGATGCAGGCGCAAGGAACCGACGAGGAGCAAGCGGCCATCGTGCTGGGTGCCACCGGCTGGCAGACCTTCTGGCATGTGACGCTGCCCAACATCAAGTGGGGCCTGGTGTACGGCGTAATCCTGTGCAACGCGCGCGCCATGGGCGAGTTCGGTGCGGTGTCGGTGGTATCCGGCCACATCCGCGGCCAGACCAACACCATCCCGCTACACGTGGAGATTCTGTACAACGAGTACCAGTCGGTGGCAGCCTTTGCGGTGGCATCGCTGCTGGCCCTGTTGGCCTTGGTCACCCTAGTTATCAAGCAGGTTGTGGAGTGGCGATTCGAACGTGATCAAAAAGCCGCGGCGGCACTGCCACCCGAGCGCCCCTTGGTTGTTGCACCGTCTGCCACGTGACCATTTCCCGAAATTTAGAGAAGAAACCATGAGCATCGCCATTCGCAACGTCGACAAACACTTCGGCAACTTCCATGCGCTGCGCAATGTCAGCCTGGACATAGACTCCGGGGAACTGGTGGCACTGCTGGGCCCGTCGGGCTGCGGCAAGACCACCTTGCTGCGCATCATTGCCGGCCTGGAAACAGCGGACCAAGGCAATATTCTGTTCAGCGGTGAAGACACCACCGACGTGCATGTGCGCGACCGCAATGTGGGATTTGTGTTCCAGCACTACGCGCTGTTCCGCCACATGACCGTGTTTGACAACGTGGCCTTCGGGCTGCGCATGAAGTCACGCGCAACCCGCCCTTCGGAAGCTGTCATCAAGGAGAAAGTGCACAAGCTGCTGAACCTGGTGCAACTCGATTGGCTGGCCGACCGCTATCCGGCGCAGCTCTCGGGCGGTCAACGCCAGCGCATCGCGCTGGCCCGCGCCCTGGCGGTGGAGCCCAAGGTGCTGCTGCTGGACGAACCTTTCGGTGCGCTGGACGCCAAGGTGCGCAAGGAATTGCGCCGCTGGCTGCGCCGCCTGCACGACGACCTGCACGTGACCAGCATCTTTGTGACGCACGACCAGGAAGAAGCGCTGGAAGTAGCCGATCGCGTGGTGCTGATGAACAGCGGCACCATTGAGCAGATCGGATCTCCGCAGGAAGTGTGGGACCATCCAGCCAGTCCCTTTGTGTATGGCTTTCTGGGTGATGTGAACCTGTTCCACGGCCGTGCGCACGAGGGCGAGATGCTGATCGGCGAGCAGCTCCACGGCGTGCGTCTGGCCAGCCCCGAACACAGTGACACACAGGACGCCAAAGCCTTTGCCTATGTGCGCCCCCACGATCTGGATGTGCGCCGCTACCAGGCGGGTGAGGCCGCCAAGGTTAGCGCAGAGAACCCCCAGAGCGGTATCCCCGCCAAGCTGGTGCGCGCCATTGTGGTGGGCCCGATTGCGCGGCTGGAACTGCTGCCCTTGGACGCCTCGGCGGCCGGCAGCGGCGACATCATTGAAGCGCAGATCCCTGCCACGCAGTTCGCGCAAGAAGCCTTCAAGGAAGGTGAGACGCTGGTGCTGACGCCGCGCAAGGCGCGCGTGTTCGTGGCCTGAGGACCTACAGGCCGCAGCCGCGCAGGATCAGCGACACCACATGCTCGGTGGCGCGGGCATGGTCCTTGGGACTCAGGGATTCCTTGCCCAGCACGGCACTGACCTGCACGTCGAAATCGGCGTAGGTCTGCGTGGCCGCCCAGATGGTGAAGAAGAGATGGGTGGCATCGACCGGTGCCATGCGCCCGGCATCAATCCAGCCCTGCACCACGGCAGCCTTTTGTTTGACGAGCTGGCGCAGCTCGGTGCGTAGCAGTTCGCTTACCACCGGCGCGCCGTGCAGCAATTCATTGGCAAACACCTTGGAGCCGTCTGGCCGTTGGGCGGAGAGGTCCATCTTGGCGCGGATATAGGCTTCCAACGCAGCGCGTGGTTCGGCGTCTACGGTGATGCCGTGTGTGGGTACCAGCCAGTCGTTGAGAATGTGCGACAGGACCGCGCGGTACAGCACGTCCTTGCTGCCGAAGTAGTAATGCAGATTGGCTTTGGGTAAGCCACTTGCTTCGGCGATGGCGGCCATGGTGGCGCCGCCAAATCCGGCCCGGGCAAATACCTTCTCCGCAGCCAACAAAATACGGGCCTCGTTCGTCTGGCGAATGAGGCCCTTGGTCTGGGCTTCTGCAGCCTCTGTCTGTGGACGCACGCGAACGGTCTTGGTATTCAATGGCATTCGCGTGCTTCCTGCTTGCGGCTGATTACTTCTGCGCAGCGTCCCAGATGGCGTGCGAGTAGGCGGCCTTGCCCGGATCCTTCTTGATCACGGGGTCGCTGCCACCAGCCAGCAACACCTTGACGGTGCGCTCATAGGCGGCGGGTTCCAGGTAGCCGATCTTCTTGGTACCGGCATTGGTGATCAGCTTGGCCACGTTTTCCATCTGACGGGTTTGCACCTTCAGGTTGGAGCTGCCAGAGGTGTCAGCATCTACCACAGCCTTGGCGGCACCGGCGGGATCTTTCACTGCATCATTCCAGCCCTTGAGTGTGGCCTTGAGGAACTTGCCCATGCGTGCGACGAAGGCCGGGTCTTTCAGGTTGGGTTCCAACACATACAGGCCGTCTTCCAGGGTGGCCACGCCTTCCTTCTCATAGAAGAAGGTAACCAAATCCTTTTCCTTCACACCGGCTTCCACGACTTGCCAGTATTCGTTGTAGATCATGGTGGAGATACAGGCGGCCTGGTCCTGCAGCAGCGGATCCACGTTGAAGCCTTGCTTGAGGATTTTGATGTCGGAGTCGGTCTTGAGGCCGAGCTTGCTCATCCAGTTGAGGAAGGGGTATTCATTGCCGCCGTACCAGACACCCAGGGTCTTGCCCTTGAAGTCCTTGGGGCTGGAGACGCCGCTCTTCTTCTTGCAGGTCAGCATCAGGCCGGACTGGTTGAAGATCTGGGCCACGTTGACCAGCGGCACGCCAGCTTCACGCGAAGCCAGGGCGGAGGGCATCCAGTCCACCACGATGTCGGCCTGCTTGCCTGCCAGCACTTGTGTGGGAGCGATATCCGGGCCACCGGGTTTGATGGTGACGTCCAGGCCCTCGGCCTTGTAGTAGCCCTTGGCAGCGGCCATGTAATAACCGGCAAACTGGGCTTGCGGCACCCACTTGAGCTGCACGGTCACCGCTTCATTGGCAAGGGCGCCGGTGCTGGCAGCAACGCCACACACGGCCAATACCGCAGCCAGCAGGCTACTGGTGAATTTGCGAGAACGAATCATGGACTACTCCTTCAGGGTTAAAGAAACTACACAGGAACACAAACCATTTGCCACCACTATTTGCCTTCGCGCACCGATGGGTGCCAGAACGCGGCACGGCGCTCCAGCGCGACCAGCACGGCATAGGCCACCGATCCGGTGACCGAAGCCACCACAATCGCACCCCACACCAAGGGCATATTCATCTTGGCCGACTCGGTGGAAATGCGAAAGCCCAGGCCCATGGTGGGCGAGCCGAAGAACTCCGCCACGATGGCGCCAATCAGCGCCAGCGTGGCATTGACCTTGAGTGCGTTAAAGATATAGGGCAGGGCCGAGGGCAGGCGTAGTGCCAGCAGCGTGCGGGTGTAGCTGGCGGCATAGCTGTACATCAGCTCCCGCTCCAGCTTGCCAGCCGCCTTCAGGCCTGCCAGTGTGGACACCAGCATGGGGAAGAAGGTCATCAACACCACCACCGCCGATTTGCTGGGCCACTCAAAGCCAAACCACATCACCGCGATGGGCGCCACGCCCACCAGCGGAATCGCACTGGTAAGAGACGCTACCGGCAGCAGCCCGCGCTGCAAGAACGGCATACGGTCGATGGCCACCGCCACGGCAAAACCCAGACCACAACCCAGGGCCCAGCCAACGAGGACTGCCTTGAGCACCGTCTGCACAAAATCGCCCCAGAGCTTGGGCGCATGCTCGACCAGCGAGCCCAGGATCAGGCTGGGCGCTGGCAGCAGCACGCGCGAAACATCGAGCGCACGCACCAGCACTTCCCAGAAGAACAGCACCCACAGGCCAAACACGCCAGCCGTGAGTGGCCCCACCCAGCGGCTGCCGTCGAGTGCCGCGGTCTTGTAGATCGTGAAAATGGCAATGACAGCCAACAGCGTGATGAGCGGCCAGAACATGGGCGCGTTGCCGTCCAGCAGAATGTTCATACGCCCCCCCGATTGCGCAGCACGAGTCGCTCGACAGCCGCTACGATGGCTGTGAGGAACAGTCCCAGAAACGCCGACATCACCAGCGCAGACCATATCTGCACTGTCTGACCGTAGTACGAACCCGTGAGCAGCCGTGCGCCAAGACCGGCTTGTGCGCCGGTAGGCAGCTCAGCCACCATGGCACCCACCAGCCCGGCGGCCACACCCACGCGCAGGGCGGGGAAAAGGAACGGCAGCGCTGCGGGCATGCGCAACAGCCACAGTGCCTGCCAGCGGCTGGCAGCGTAGGTATGCATCATCTCGGTCTCGATCTTTTGCGGCGAACGCAGCCCGGCTACCATGGCCACGGTGACGGGGAAGAAACACAGGTACATGGCAATCACTGCCTTGGGCGCCGTCCCGGAAAAACCCAGGCTGCCCAGAATCACCAGCACGATGGGCGCAATTGCCAGCACCGGCACTGTCTGCGATGCCACGATCCAGGGCATTAGCGCGCGGTCCAGCGTGCGGCTGTGCACGATCAGGATGGACAGCACCAGGCCCAGCACAGTGCCCATGGCAAAACCCAGCAGGGTGCTCTGGCCGGTGACGGCGACGTGGTACATCAGGTTGCGCGGGTTGTCCAAGGGATAGCCGGTGAGACTCTCATAGAAGTCCATCACCACCTGGTGCGGTGCCGGCATCAGCGGGCGCTCCATGGTCATGGTGGCCTTGAACAGCTCCTGCCAGGTGTAGCCGGCGTCCGCGTCCAGCACGCGTTCGATGGCGCCCGGTGCATTCAGCGCCCAGGCAGCGCCATACCAGATCAGCACCACGGCAAAGAGCACCACCGCAATCGGCAAACCCTTGTGGAGCAGACCGTGCAGACCAGACGGGGTTTGGCCGCCGCCGGCGCTTGAAGACGCCGTCGCTTCAGCCATGGTGGTGGTCCGCCAGGGCCTCGCGCACTTCGTGCGCCACGGCAATGAAATCGGTGGTATCGCGCAATCCCAGATGACGGCCATCCGGCAGGGGTGAGTTGATCACTTTCACGATGCGCCCGGGTCGGGGTGACATCACCACGATCTTGGTGGACAGATACACCGCTTCGGCAATCGAGTGGGTCACGAACACCACGGTGCGGCGTTCGCGCTGCCAAAGCTGCTGCAACTGTTCATTGAGACGGTCACGGGTGATTTCGTCGAGCGCCCCAAACGGTTCGTCCATCATCAGTATCTTGGGCTCGAACGACAGCGCGCGCGCAATCGACACACGCTGCTGCATGCCGCCAGAAAGCTGCCAGGGGTACTTCCCCTCAAATCCTTTGAGGCCCACGCGCTCCAGATGCTCCACCGCAATCTGTTTGGCCTCCGCACGGCCCTTGCCCTGGATCTGCAAGGGCAGGGTCACATTGGCCAACACGGTGCGCCAGGGAAACAGGGCCGGTGCCTGGAACACATAACCATAGGCACGTGCCAGACGTGCATCGTGGGGCGACACACCATTGACCAGCACTTTGCCCGCACTGATGTGCTCCAGATCGGCAATGACGCGCATCAAGGTGGTCTTGCCGCAGCCTGATGGGCCGATCAGGGAGACGAACTCGCCTTCGGCAATGTCCAGATCAATGTCGCTGAGCGCATGGACGGGCGTGTCGGCGGTCTGGTAGATCACGCTGGCGTTCTGCACTTGAACGGCCAGACGGGCAGAGTTTGCAGGGCGATTCGGTTCGGTATTGGTCATTGACTCAGGCAGGCTCTACAAGGGTTCGAACATCATAAGTTAACCAATTGGTCAGGATCGATGAATTCACAGCCATCGGTCCGCTCGCTTTCCCTTATTCGGAATGATCCTGATCAAGGGTATGCGCGAGCCGCGCAGCCCTTCTCAAATCGCAGAATCAAGGCATTGCTCCCATGGTGGAAGCAATAACGCAAGCTCCATGCCAACCTGACCAAACGGTCAGGTTACACAGGGCACCGGATTGCGCTACCTCGATCCCGTTGTCAGTGCATGTGGGGTGGATTCAACGCATCCATGCACAAGTTTGGCGCGACAGTCGGTCGGAGGTTCAGGGCAGCTGAAGTCCCAGACCCTCGGCGTGATGACGCAGGTGGTCCGCCATGAAGGTGCTGATGAAGTAGTAGCCGTGGTCGTAATGCTCGTGACGGCGCAGGGTGAGTGACTGGCCTGCGCGGACGCAAGCCTGCTCGAACAGATGCGGATGCAGCTGCTCTGCCAGGAACTTGTCACCCAGTCCCTGGTCGATCAGGATGGGGCGCTCCAGCAGGGGCTTGCCGCGCTGCGTCATCAAGGCGCTGGCGTCGTGGGCCTGCCAGGCCTGGGTATCGGCTCCCAGATAACCGGTGAACGCCTTGTGACCCCAAGGGCATTGCGTGGGCGCGCAGATGGGAGCAAACGCCGACAGACTCTGGAACCGCTCGGGGTGGCGCAGCGCCAACGTCAGCGCGCCATGCCCGCCCATGGAGTGGCCCATGATGCCCAGCCGATTCGCATCCACCGGCAGGGTGTCGGTGACCAGCGGCAGCAGCTCGTCCATCAGGTAACTCTCCATGCGGTAGTGCCTGGACCAGGGGGCCTGCGTGGCATCCAGATAGAAGCCGGCGCCCACACCAAAGTCCCAGGCATCGGCTTCGCCCGCGACGCCCGCGCCACGCGGGCTGGTGTCCGGCGCAATCAGCGCCAGGCCCAGTTCCGCGGCCACGCGCTGGGCGCCGGCCTTGGTCATGAAGGTCTCTTCGGTGCAGGTCAGCCCCGCCAGATACAGGACTGCGGGCACCTTGCCCTGCGCAGCCTGCGG contains:
- a CDS encoding ABC transporter substrate-binding protein, with protein sequence MIRSRKFTSSLLAAVLAVCGVAASTGALANEAVTVQLKWVPQAQFAGYYMAAAKGYYKAEGLDVTIKPGGPDIAPTQVLAGKQADIVVDWMPSALASREAGVPLVNVAQIFNQSGLMLTCKKKSGVSSPKDFKGKTLGVWYGGNEYPFLNWMSKLGLKTDSDIKILKQGFNVDPLLQDQAACISTMIYNEYWQVVEAGVKEKDLVTFFYEKEGVATLEDGLYVLEPNLKDPAFVARMGKFLKATLKGWNDAVKDPAGAAKAVVDADTSGSSNLKVQTRQMENVAKLITNAGTKKIGYLEPAAYERTVKVLLAGGSDPVIKKDPGKAAYSHAIWDAAQK
- the fghA gene encoding S-formylglutathione hydrolase, with translation MTSVTLTSEHACFGGVQRFYQHASATIGLPMRFSVYLPPQAAQGKVPAVLYLAGLTCTEETFMTKAGAQRVAAELGLALIAPDTSPRGAGVAGEADAWDFGVGAGFYLDATQAPWSRHYRMESYLMDELLPLVTDTLPVDANRLGIMGHSMGGHGALTLALRHPERFQSLSAFAPICAPTQCPWGHKAFTGYLGADTQAWQAHDASALMTQRGKPLLERPILIDQGLGDKFLAEQLHPHLFEQACVRAGQSLTLRRHEHYDHGYYFISTFMADHLRHHAEGLGLQLP
- a CDS encoding ABC transporter permease, which gives rise to MNILLDGNAPMFWPLITLLAVIAIFTIYKTAALDGSRWVGPLTAGVFGLWVLFFWEVLVRALDVSRVLLPAPSLILGSLVEHAPKLWGDFVQTVLKAVLVGWALGCGLGFAVAVAIDRMPFLQRGLLPVASLTSAIPLVGVAPIAVMWFGFEWPSKSAVVVLMTFFPMLVSTLAGLKAAGKLERELMYSYAASYTRTLLALRLPSALPYIFNALKVNATLALIGAIVAEFFGSPTMGLGFRISTESAKMNMPLVWGAIVVASVTGSVAYAVLVALERRAAFWHPSVREGK
- the cysW gene encoding sulfate ABC transporter permease subunit CysW, whose amino-acid sequence is MSNTRTVRRAQAGTTEPTWVKWTLLTIALAFIFLFLVLPLAAVFTEALRKGGDAAFEALKEPDAWSAIRLTLITAAIAVPLNLVFGIAAAWSIAKYEFRGKAFLTTLVDLPFSVSPVVAGLIYVLMFGAQGWIGPWLQAHDIKIVFAIPGIVLATIFVTFPFIARELIPLMQAQGTDEEQAAIVLGATGWQTFWHVTLPNIKWGLVYGVILCNARAMGEFGAVSVVSGHIRGQTNTIPLHVEILYNEYQSVAAFAVASLLALLALVTLVIKQVVEWRFERDQKAAAALPPERPLVVAPSAT
- a CDS encoding TetR/AcrR family transcriptional regulator; amino-acid sequence: MPLNTKTVRVRPQTEAAEAQTKGLIRQTNEARILLAAEKVFARAGFGGATMAAIAEASGLPKANLHYYFGSKDVLYRAVLSHILNDWLVPTHGITVDAEPRAALEAYIRAKMDLSAQRPDGSKVFANELLHGAPVVSELLRTELRQLVKQKAAVVQGWIDAGRMAPVDATHLFFTIWAATQTYADFDVQVSAVLGKESLSPKDHARATEHVVSLILRGCGL
- a CDS encoding sulfate ABC transporter ATP-binding protein, translated to MSIAIRNVDKHFGNFHALRNVSLDIDSGELVALLGPSGCGKTTLLRIIAGLETADQGNILFSGEDTTDVHVRDRNVGFVFQHYALFRHMTVFDNVAFGLRMKSRATRPSEAVIKEKVHKLLNLVQLDWLADRYPAQLSGGQRQRIALARALAVEPKVLLLDEPFGALDAKVRKELRRWLRRLHDDLHVTSIFVTHDQEEALEVADRVVLMNSGTIEQIGSPQEVWDHPASPFVYGFLGDVNLFHGRAHEGEMLIGEQLHGVRLASPEHSDTQDAKAFAYVRPHDLDVRRYQAGEAAKVSAENPQSGIPAKLVRAIVVGPIARLELLPLDASAAGSGDIIEAQIPATQFAQEAFKEGETLVLTPRKARVFVA
- a CDS encoding ABC transporter permease, translated to MAEATASSSAGGGQTPSGLHGLLHKGLPIAVVLFAVVLIWYGAAWALNAPGAIERVLDADAGYTWQELFKATMTMERPLMPAPHQVVMDFYESLTGYPLDNPRNLMYHVAVTGQSTLLGFAMGTVLGLVLSILIVHSRTLDRALMPWIVASQTVPVLAIAPIVLVILGSLGFSGTAPKAVIAMYLCFFPVTVAMVAGLRSPQKIETEMMHTYAASRWQALWLLRMPAALPFLFPALRVGVAAGLVGAMVAELPTGAQAGLGARLLTGSYYGQTVQIWSALVMSAFLGLFLTAIVAAVERLVLRNRGGV
- a CDS encoding ABC transporter ATP-binding protein; translated protein: MTNTEPNRPANSARLAVQVQNASVIYQTADTPVHALSDIDLDIAEGEFVSLIGPSGCGKTTLMRVIADLEHISAGKVLVNGVSPHDARLARAYGYVFQAPALFPWRTVLANVTLPLQIQGKGRAEAKQIAVEHLERVGLKGFEGKYPWQLSGGMQQRVSIARALSFEPKILMMDEPFGALDEITRDRLNEQLQQLWQRERRTVVFVTHSIAEAVYLSTKIVVMSPRPGRIVKVINSPLPDGRHLGLRDTTDFIAVAHEVREALADHHHG